Within the Flavobacterium sp. CG_23.5 genome, the region CTTTTGCGTTTGGATTTACATCTAAAAAAGCCAAAAAATTATCATCTTCAGCAATTTTGTAAGAAGGAATTTCTCCTTTTATGATTTTTGTAAAAATACTTGACATTGTGAAATTGGTTAATCGGTTAAACCATTAAATCTGTAACTATTTAGTCTCTTGTTATTTCTAAAATCTCGAATTGCAAAACGCCATTAGGAACTGTTATTTCAGCGAAATCACCAACAGATTTTCCTAATAAGCCTTTTCCAATAGGAGAAGTTACTGATATTTTTCCTGTTTTTAAATCCGCTTCACTTTCGGCAACTAGTGTGTATTTCAATTCCAGACCGTTGGACTGATTCTTTATTTTTACATTAGATAAAACTAGCACTTTGGAAACATCCAAATGAGTTTCATCAATCAATCTTGCATTAGAATGTACATCTTCTAGTTTAGCAATTCTCATTTCAAGCATTCCTTGTGCTTCTTTTGCAGCATCGTATTCTGCATTTTCGGACAAGTCACCTTTATCTCTTGCCTCAGCAATATCTGCGGATGCTTTAGGGCGCATCACGCTTTTCAAATAATCTAATTCTTCCCTTAATTTCTTTAAACCTTCTGCGGTGTAATAAGATACTGTGCTCATAACTTCATCGTTTATATAAATAGAAAAAATCCCATCAGGACGGGATTTCTTTCCACAAAGATATTATTTATTTCTTTAGTCTATAAATATATGTTAATCATATATAATTCAAAGTTAAATAAATTAAATTTGTTTAGCTAATTCTTTTAATATATTTTAAATAATGAAAAGATATCTCATCTTATTAATTTTTTCGTCCTTTTTATTCAGTTGTAGTGAAAATGGTTTTAACAATAAAAACCCCTTTATCCCTAATTATACTTTTACGGTAGATCTTAACATGAGTTTGCCAGCGTACTCCAGCCTTCAGTATCCTAGCAATGTGATTTATTATTCGGGAAAAGGAGCAAAAGGCGTATTTATATTTAATACCGGTAGTGGCTATAATGCATTTGATGCAGCTTGCCCCAATCAGGCTTTAAGTTCTTGTTCAACAATGACAATTAAAGGGATTAATGTTGTTTGTCCTTGTGACAGCAAGGAGTATAGCTTATATACTGGTCAAGCCCAAGGAGGTGCGCAATATCCTTTAAAACAATATCGTGTGGAGGTTAATGGAAATGTGCTTCGGGTGTATAATTAATTACAACTTGTAACTTACGGATAGCAAGAACACTCGTGGTAAAACATAAGTGGTTCGCTCACTAATCAAATAATCCGAAAAGGAATAATCATTTTTCACCGTGTTATTGAACAAATTATTGACTGACAGCTCAAAACCAAAAGGACTGTTTTTCTTTTGATAGCGCAACGATGTGTTAGCGATGTC harbors:
- the greA gene encoding transcription elongation factor GreA, with translation MSTVSYYTAEGLKKLREELDYLKSVMRPKASADIAEARDKGDLSENAEYDAAKEAQGMLEMRIAKLEDVHSNARLIDETHLDVSKVLVLSNVKIKNQSNGLELKYTLVAESEADLKTGKISVTSPIGKGLLGKSVGDFAEITVPNGVLQFEILEITRD
- a CDS encoding Rieske (2Fe-2S) protein, with amino-acid sequence MKRYLILLIFSSFLFSCSENGFNNKNPFIPNYTFTVDLNMSLPAYSSLQYPSNVIYYSGKGAKGVFIFNTGSGYNAFDAACPNQALSSCSTMTIKGINVVCPCDSKEYSLYTGQAQGGAQYPLKQYRVEVNGNVLRVYN